From the genome of Prochlorococcus marinus XMU1419, one region includes:
- the mutS gene encoding DNA mismatch repair protein MutS gives MQEDTIIQKNLFAIGNENNEQEKITKIPEDLSWEDLKKESKKRPRQRKNSTNLINKFKTDLISNNKNVCINEESYSYKTVSKLKLTPVMKHYVTLKEENKDRLLLYRLGDFFECFFEDAVLISNLLEITLTSKDAGKEIGKIPMAGVPYHAMERYCADLIKKNYSVVICDQLEKSSGNYGTPIKRGITRIITPGTVIEEGMLIAKKNNWITAIYLSEKNSDESYEWGISKADVSTGELITLEGQSLSKLFDEIVKLDSSEIIVGSNEVRNLLIKENSQITYTVSQETNFGINEANYLIKKYFQIANLEGIGLKNLNNATRSLGGLLNYLEKINPSNLDKDSSVKISLDFPQIQFGHNKLIIDYQTQKNLEIKNTQRENNYVGSLLWSIDRTYTCMGARCLRRWIDSPLLNVNEIYKRQNIIKNFIESKQLRIDTQNLLRAMGDLERLAGRACAGHASPRDLIAIAEGLKKLPRLKSIIELFKYDIPNWTDQLKNIDAGLLELAETISFKLIENPPLNISEGGMIHDGVDNILDGLRNLMDDYSEWLNKEELKERKISKISNLKIQFHKNFGYYISINKSKVNLAPQHWIKRQTLTNEERYITSEIKNKENKIFQIKSRASSREYEIFCELRNLVAEKTKQIRSIAKSIASLDALLGLSITSVENNFIKPSLMPINDSMTKKSTKIIAGRNPIVEQLLNDKKFIANDISFDDNQKLIILTGPNASGKSCFIRQLGLIQILAQIGSFVPANNAEIKIADRIFTRIGAVDDQSSGQSTFMVEMSETASILNQATSSSLVLLDEIGRGTSTFDGLSIAWSVSEYLAKKIQCNTIFATHYHELNYLKNSNKNIQNFQVLVEQKNDQLFFTHRIVKGGSNKSYGIEAAKLAGVPKDVIEKAKSVLNSLEENNKYNYDIP, from the coding sequence ATGCAAGAAGATACGATAATTCAAAAGAATTTATTTGCGATTGGTAATGAAAATAATGAGCAAGAAAAAATAACAAAAATTCCAGAAGATTTATCTTGGGAAGATTTAAAAAAAGAATCGAAAAAAAGACCTAGACAAAGAAAAAATTCAACTAATTTAATAAATAAATTTAAGACTGATTTAATTTCAAATAACAAAAATGTTTGCATCAATGAAGAATCTTATAGCTATAAAACAGTTTCAAAACTGAAATTAACTCCTGTAATGAAGCATTATGTAACTCTAAAAGAGGAAAATAAAGATAGGTTATTACTTTATAGATTAGGAGATTTTTTTGAATGTTTTTTTGAGGATGCTGTATTAATATCTAACCTTTTAGAAATAACACTTACCAGTAAAGATGCTGGCAAAGAGATTGGTAAGATCCCTATGGCAGGAGTTCCCTATCATGCAATGGAGAGATATTGTGCTGATTTAATTAAAAAAAATTATTCTGTGGTTATATGCGACCAATTAGAAAAAAGTTCTGGCAATTATGGGACCCCAATTAAAAGAGGAATAACAAGAATAATTACTCCTGGAACTGTAATTGAAGAGGGGATGTTGATAGCAAAGAAAAATAATTGGATTACTGCTATTTACTTATCAGAAAAAAACTCAGATGAATCCTATGAATGGGGTATATCAAAAGCTGATGTAAGCACGGGAGAATTAATAACTTTAGAAGGTCAATCTCTGTCAAAACTATTTGATGAAATTGTTAAATTAGATTCTTCAGAAATCATTGTAGGAAGCAATGAAGTAAGAAATTTATTAATTAAGGAAAATAGTCAAATAACATATACTGTTTCTCAAGAGACTAATTTTGGCATTAATGAAGCAAATTATCTAATAAAAAAATATTTCCAAATTGCAAACCTAGAAGGAATAGGACTTAAAAATTTAAACAATGCGACTAGATCTCTTGGAGGATTATTAAATTATTTAGAAAAAATTAATCCTTCAAATTTAGATAAAGATTCTTCTGTAAAAATCTCATTAGACTTTCCACAAATTCAATTTGGTCACAACAAATTAATTATTGATTATCAAACTCAAAAAAACTTAGAAATCAAAAATACACAAAGAGAAAACAATTATGTTGGTTCGCTACTATGGAGCATTGATAGGACTTATACTTGCATGGGTGCAAGGTGTTTAAGAAGGTGGATAGATTCACCACTATTAAACGTTAATGAAATTTATAAAAGACAAAATATAATTAAAAACTTTATTGAATCTAAACAATTACGTATAGATACCCAAAATTTACTTAGAGCAATGGGGGATTTAGAAAGACTTGCAGGTAGAGCTTGTGCAGGTCATGCAAGTCCTAGAGACTTAATTGCAATAGCGGAAGGTTTAAAAAAATTGCCTAGACTAAAATCTATAATTGAATTATTTAAATATGATATCCCAAATTGGACTGATCAATTAAAAAATATTGATGCAGGACTCTTAGAATTAGCTGAAACTATAAGTTTTAAACTAATAGAAAATCCTCCTTTAAATATTAGTGAAGGAGGCATGATCCACGATGGTGTTGACAATATATTAGATGGTTTACGTAATTTAATGGATGATTACTCTGAGTGGCTTAATAAAGAGGAATTAAAAGAAAGAAAAATTAGCAAAATTTCAAACCTAAAAATTCAATTTCATAAAAATTTTGGGTACTACATTTCTATAAATAAATCAAAAGTTAATTTAGCTCCACAACATTGGATCAAAAGGCAAACACTTACTAATGAAGAAAGGTATATCACTTCAGAAATTAAAAATAAAGAAAATAAGATTTTCCAAATAAAAAGCAGAGCTTCATCAAGAGAATATGAAATTTTCTGCGAATTAAGAAATTTAGTTGCTGAAAAAACAAAACAAATAAGATCAATCGCAAAATCTATAGCATCTCTTGATGCATTGCTTGGTTTATCAATTACTTCAGTTGAAAACAATTTTATAAAACCTTCATTAATGCCAATAAATGATTCAATGACAAAAAAAAGTACGAAAATTATTGCAGGAAGAAATCCAATTGTAGAGCAATTATTAAATGATAAAAAATTTATAGCGAACGATATCTCTTTTGATGATAATCAAAAATTAATTATATTAACCGGACCCAATGCAAGCGGAAAAAGTTGCTTTATAAGGCAACTTGGTTTAATACAAATTCTCGCACAAATTGGTAGCTTTGTTCCTGCTAATAATGCTGAGATCAAGATTGCAGATAGGATTTTTACAAGAATTGGGGCGGTTGATGATCAATCATCTGGACAATCAACATTTATGGTAGAAATGTCTGAAACTGCATCAATTCTCAATCAGGCAACTTCTAGCTCACTAGTTTTACTTGATGAGATAGGTAGAGGGACATCTACTTTTGATGGACTTTCAATAGCTTGGTCAGTAAGTGAATATCTTGCAAAAAAAATTCAATGTAATACTATTTTTGCTACGCACTATCATGAGCTGAATTATTTAAAAAATTCAAATAAGAATATTCAAAATTTTCAAGTTTTAGTAGAACAAAAAAATGATCAGCTATTTTTTACTCACAGAATTGTCAAAGGGGGCTCAAACAAAAGCTACGGTATCGAAGCAGCTAAATTAGCAGGAGTTCCAAAAGATGTTATAGAAAAAGCAAAATCAGTTTTAAATTCTTTAGAAGAAAATAATAAATATAATTATGATATTCCGTAG
- the uvrB gene encoding excinuclease ABC subunit UvrB: protein MNNYKLQAPYEPNGDQPEAIKKLVKGVNNGKEFQTLLGATGTGKTFTIANVIQQTGRPALVLAHNKTLAAQLCNELREFFPKNAVEYFISYYDYYQPEAYVPVSDTYIAKTASINEEIDMLRHSATRSLFERKDVIVVASISCIYGLGIPSEYLKAAVKFEVGKSINLRSSLRSLVENQYTRNDIEITRGRFRIKGDVLEIGPAYEDRLIRIELFGDEVEAIRYVDPTTGEILESLEQVSVYPAKHFVTPKERLESAISAIRSELKTQLDKFTYEGKLLEAQRLEQRTKYDLEMLKEVGYCNGVENYARHLSGREEGSPPECLIDYFPEDWLLVVDESHVTCPQLHAMYNGDQSRKKVLIDHGFRLPSAADNRPLKCEEFWEKSKQTLFISATPGQWELDQCDGEFIEQVIRPTGVLDPVIDVRPSKGQIEDLLSEIRIRSEKNQRVLVTTLTKRMAEDLTDFLSENKVRVRYLHSEIHSIERIEIIQDLRMGEYDVLVGVNLLREGLDLPEVSLVAILDADKEGFLRAERSLIQTIGRAARHVEGVALLYADNFTDSMKKAISETERRRTIQKKYNQVNGITPKPAGKKIENSILSFLELSRKLDAGGLSKDLINIVNNKTDAILNSSDNQCLLEELPDLIEKLEIKMKDAAKELNFEEAANLRDRIKKLRQKLARNN from the coding sequence ATGAACAATTATAAGCTTCAAGCTCCTTACGAACCAAATGGAGATCAACCAGAGGCTATTAAAAAATTAGTTAAAGGCGTTAATAATGGTAAAGAGTTTCAGACTCTTTTAGGAGCTACTGGGACTGGTAAAACATTTACCATTGCGAATGTAATTCAACAAACAGGAAGACCAGCACTTGTATTAGCCCATAACAAAACGTTAGCCGCACAACTATGTAATGAATTAAGGGAATTTTTTCCAAAAAATGCTGTCGAGTACTTCATTTCTTATTACGATTATTATCAACCTGAAGCTTATGTGCCTGTAAGTGATACTTACATAGCTAAAACTGCTTCAATTAATGAAGAAATAGATATGCTCAGGCATTCTGCAACACGCTCTTTGTTTGAGAGAAAAGACGTAATTGTAGTGGCATCTATAAGTTGCATTTATGGTCTGGGTATACCAAGTGAATATTTAAAAGCTGCAGTTAAATTTGAAGTTGGAAAATCTATCAATCTTCGTTCCTCTTTAAGATCTCTTGTTGAAAATCAATATACTAGAAATGATATTGAAATAACTAGAGGTAGATTCAGAATTAAAGGTGATGTTTTAGAAATTGGTCCAGCCTATGAAGATAGATTAATAAGAATCGAATTATTTGGTGATGAAGTAGAGGCTATTAGATATGTTGACCCTACTACTGGTGAAATACTTGAAAGTTTAGAACAAGTAAGTGTTTATCCTGCGAAGCATTTTGTTACCCCAAAAGAAAGACTTGAGAGTGCAATCAGTGCAATTAGAAGTGAATTAAAAACTCAACTCGATAAATTTACATACGAAGGAAAATTATTAGAGGCTCAACGTTTAGAACAACGCACAAAATATGATTTAGAAATGCTGAAAGAGGTTGGTTATTGTAATGGGGTTGAGAATTATGCTCGTCATTTATCAGGCAGGGAGGAAGGGTCACCTCCAGAATGCTTAATAGATTACTTTCCTGAAGATTGGTTGTTAGTAGTCGATGAGAGTCATGTAACATGTCCTCAACTTCATGCGATGTACAACGGTGATCAATCTAGAAAAAAAGTTTTAATAGATCATGGTTTTAGACTGCCAAGTGCTGCAGATAATAGACCTTTAAAATGTGAAGAGTTTTGGGAAAAATCAAAACAGACATTATTTATAAGTGCAACTCCCGGTCAATGGGAATTAGATCAATGTGATGGTGAATTTATTGAGCAAGTTATCAGACCAACTGGTGTACTAGACCCTGTAATTGATGTAAGACCTAGTAAGGGCCAAATAGAAGATCTTTTATCTGAAATAAGAATTAGATCTGAAAAGAATCAAAGAGTACTAGTGACAACACTTACTAAGAGAATGGCTGAAGATCTAACTGATTTTTTATCTGAAAATAAAGTAAGAGTTAGATATTTGCATTCCGAAATTCATTCAATTGAAAGAATTGAAATTATTCAAGATCTAAGAATGGGCGAATATGATGTGTTGGTAGGAGTTAATTTATTAAGAGAGGGATTAGATCTTCCTGAAGTATCCTTAGTTGCCATTTTAGATGCTGATAAAGAAGGTTTTCTGAGGGCAGAAAGGTCATTGATTCAAACAATAGGAAGAGCTGCAAGACATGTTGAAGGAGTTGCCTTGCTTTATGCAGATAACTTCACAGATTCAATGAAAAAGGCAATATCTGAAACTGAAAGAAGAAGAACTATTCAAAAAAAATATAACCAAGTTAATGGTATTACTCCAAAACCTGCAGGCAAAAAAATAGAAAATTCAATATTATCTTTTCTAGAACTTTCTAGAAAATTAGATGCTGGTGGTTTATCTAAAGATTTAATAAATATAGTCAATAACAAAACTGATGCAATTCTCAATTCTAGTGATAATCAATGTTTACTAGAAGAATTGCCTGACTTAATAGAAAAGTTAGAAATTAAAATGAAAGATGCGGCAAAAGAGTTAAATTTTGAAGAAGCAGCAAATTTGCGGGATAGAATCAAAAAATTAAGACAAAAATTGGCAAGAAATAATTAA
- a CDS encoding aspartate kinase, with translation MALLVKKFGGTSVGDIKKIKNIASRICQSREAGNEIVVVVSAMGQTTDDLNCLAESISKNPNRRELDMLLSTGEQVTIALLSMALNEYGIPAISMTGSQVGIITESLHGKARILDIKTERIKNYINQGFVVVVAGFQGTTLSHTGSMEITTLGRGGSDTSAVALSTALGAETCEIYTDVPGVLTTDPRIVPNAKLLDEISCEEMLELASVGASVLHPRAVEIARNYGIKLCVKSSQSDSRGTLLESQIQPLPLKRGSLELTKTVNSLEVLENQAVFSLSNIPDRPGIAAQIFEKLSEASINVDLIIQATNDGNNNDITFTVSELEVKKTAEQCELITSQLGGKYNLKTNMTKLSIQGAGIMGRPSVSADLFDTLSKANINIRLIATSEIKVSCVIEINNIPKAIRFVAEKFKLSDTQIFVNPINEKQDIPEVRGIALDKNQVQVSFRKLPDRPGVAASICLALAENNLLFDTIVQSERISSLKTKDISLTMNKQDREKANLVFEALTKKLPGSYIEDGPAIAKVSTVGAGMAFKVGTAGKIFRALADQNINIEMIATSEIRTSCIVLEKDCDKAVNAIHNHFELEK, from the coding sequence ATGGCTTTACTAGTAAAAAAATTTGGCGGTACTTCTGTCGGTGATATTAAAAAAATTAAAAATATTGCAAGTAGAATTTGTCAAAGTAGAGAAGCAGGAAATGAAATTGTCGTAGTTGTCTCTGCAATGGGACAAACTACAGATGATTTAAATTGTTTAGCGGAATCAATTAGTAAAAATCCTAATAGAAGAGAATTGGATATGCTTCTCTCAACTGGAGAGCAAGTAACCATAGCTCTTCTCTCAATGGCATTAAACGAATACGGAATTCCTGCAATTTCAATGACAGGTAGCCAAGTTGGGATTATTACTGAATCACTTCATGGGAAAGCGAGAATTCTGGATATTAAAACAGAAAGAATCAAAAATTATATAAATCAGGGTTTTGTTGTTGTAGTGGCTGGATTTCAAGGCACGACATTAAGCCATACGGGTTCAATGGAAATTACAACTTTGGGTAGAGGTGGTTCAGATACATCCGCAGTAGCTTTATCAACAGCTTTAGGAGCTGAGACTTGCGAAATTTATACAGACGTTCCAGGGGTTCTTACTACTGATCCCAGAATTGTTCCTAATGCAAAACTCTTAGATGAAATTAGCTGTGAGGAAATGCTTGAACTTGCAAGTGTCGGTGCTTCAGTTCTGCATCCAAGAGCAGTAGAAATTGCTCGTAACTATGGAATTAAATTATGTGTCAAATCAAGCCAAAGTGACTCAAGAGGGACTCTCCTAGAAAGTCAAATCCAACCTCTCCCGCTAAAAAGAGGAAGCTTAGAATTAACAAAAACAGTCAATAGTCTTGAAGTATTAGAAAACCAAGCAGTATTCAGTCTCTCAAATATTCCGGATAGACCTGGGATTGCTGCACAAATATTTGAAAAACTATCAGAAGCAAGTATTAATGTAGATTTAATCATACAAGCTACAAATGATGGAAATAATAACGATATTACATTTACTGTTAGTGAATTGGAAGTTAAAAAGACTGCAGAACAATGTGAACTTATAACTAGTCAATTAGGAGGAAAATATAACCTAAAAACAAACATGACTAAATTAAGTATCCAAGGAGCGGGAATTATGGGTAGACCTAGTGTTTCAGCTGATTTATTTGATACTTTATCTAAAGCGAATATAAATATCAGGTTAATAGCTACTAGTGAAATTAAAGTCAGCTGCGTAATTGAAATTAATAATATTCCAAAAGCTATTAGATTTGTTGCTGAGAAATTTAAGTTATCCGATACACAAATATTTGTTAATCCAATCAACGAAAAACAAGATATACCTGAAGTAAGAGGAATTGCATTAGATAAAAACCAAGTTCAAGTAAGTTTTCGAAAACTGCCTGATCGTCCGGGTGTAGCCGCATCGATATGTTTAGCATTAGCTGAAAATAATTTACTTTTTGATACTATCGTTCAGTCTGAGAGAATTTCCTCTTTAAAAACTAAGGATATTAGCCTTACAATGAATAAACAAGATAGAGAAAAAGCTAACTTAGTTTTTGAGGCCTTAACAAAAAAATTACCCGGATCATACATTGAAGATGGACCTGCTATAGCGAAAGTAAGTACTGTTGGAGCAGGAATGGCATTTAAGGTTGGAACGGCTGGAAAAATATTTAGAGCATTGGCAGATCAAAATATCAATATTGAAATGATTGCTACTAGTGAAATCAGAACTTCATGTATTGTCTTAGAAAAAGATTGTGACAAAGCAGTGAATGCTATTCATAATCATTTCGAATTAGAAAAATAA
- a CDS encoding precorrin-8X methylmutase, whose protein sequence is MVIDHPIFLESIRFIRSHLGANDLNYLEKKVLERLVHTSGDFSIQNLINFSEGACEKGLQALRNGAPILTDTDMAAAAIKSMAENTTRNKVFTAGMWFGENKHIELTKTAYGLSEGWKELSAINSGSKSPIVVIGSSPTALTYLIDILENANDLPSLIIGMPVGFIGVEKSKNKLISTDLPRIVLNSTRGGAAMAAAAVNALLRETI, encoded by the coding sequence ATGGTTATAGATCATCCAATTTTTTTGGAAAGCATCAGATTTATAAGATCTCATTTAGGAGCCAATGATCTAAATTATTTGGAAAAAAAAGTTTTAGAGAGATTAGTCCATACTTCAGGAGATTTTTCTATACAAAATCTTATTAATTTTAGTGAAGGTGCTTGCGAAAAGGGGCTTCAGGCACTTAGAAATGGTGCTCCTATTTTAACTGATACCGATATGGCAGCAGCAGCTATAAAATCTATGGCAGAGAATACCACTAGGAATAAAGTATTCACGGCGGGAATGTGGTTTGGAGAAAATAAGCATATAGAGTTAACTAAAACTGCATATGGCTTAAGTGAAGGTTGGAAGGAGTTATCTGCTATAAATTCTGGAAGCAAATCACCTATTGTAGTTATTGGCAGTTCGCCCACAGCTTTAACTTATTTAATTGATATTTTAGAAAATGCAAATGATTTACCTAGTTTAATTATCGGAATGCCCGTTGGATTTATTGGAGTAGAGAAAAGCAAAAACAAACTGATTTCTACTGATCTTCCTAGAATAGTTTTGAATTCAACAAGAGGGGGTGCTGCCATGGCAGCAGCTGCAGTTAACGCTTTATTGAGGGAAACTATCTAA
- the holA gene encoding DNA polymerase III subunit delta — MPIQILWGNDLNAQNTFIQKLIDKEVSKEWKEINVTNLNGDDDEQVNKAFDEVLTPPFGDGYRIVTLKNNPIFTAKNEDLRIKFEKIFENIPQNTYLILQNTKKPDSRLKSTKFLQKLIKNNLAKEKSFSLPEIWDYEGQKRFLEDAANEMNIKLDKNAAELIIDSVGNDSFKLINELTKAKTYLSALSSDLNSQLFLKSNDVKKIFSDHQSNIFKIIDLLLQKNIYESLIEINYCIQKGEPPLRLNAGLISQIRIHTIIKLAVNSENDNTEKICNLAGISNPKRIFFIRRKVKNVSQEYLINLMSNLLDIESLLKQGNNPINVFTENLINLS, encoded by the coding sequence ATGCCAATACAAATATTATGGGGTAATGATCTAAATGCTCAAAATACATTTATTCAAAAATTAATTGATAAAGAAGTATCCAAAGAATGGAAGGAAATAAACGTAACTAATTTAAATGGAGATGATGATGAGCAAGTCAATAAAGCTTTTGATGAAGTTCTTACACCTCCTTTTGGAGATGGATACAGAATAGTTACATTGAAAAATAATCCAATTTTTACCGCAAAAAATGAGGATCTAAGAATTAAATTTGAAAAAATTTTTGAAAATATACCTCAAAATACTTATTTGATTTTACAAAATACAAAAAAACCAGACTCACGACTAAAGAGTACTAAATTTTTACAAAAACTTATCAAAAATAATTTAGCCAAAGAAAAATCATTTTCTTTACCAGAAATCTGGGACTATGAAGGACAAAAAAGATTCTTAGAAGATGCAGCAAATGAAATGAATATTAAACTTGATAAAAATGCAGCTGAATTAATTATTGATTCTGTTGGGAATGATAGCTTTAAATTAATAAATGAATTAACTAAAGCAAAAACATACCTTTCTGCATTATCAAGTGATTTAAATTCACAACTTTTTCTCAAAAGTAATGATGTAAAAAAAATATTTAGTGATCATCAATCCAACATTTTCAAAATCATTGATCTTCTCTTACAAAAAAACATTTATGAAAGCCTCATTGAAATAAATTATTGCATACAGAAAGGAGAACCTCCTTTAAGACTAAATGCAGGTTTAATTAGTCAGATAAGAATTCATACAATTATAAAATTAGCAGTTAATTCAGAAAACGATAATACAGAAAAGATTTGCAATCTTGCAGGCATTTCTAATCCAAAAAGAATTTTTTTTATTCGTAGAAAAGTCAAAAATGTATCTCAAGAATATTTAATAAATTTAATGAGTAATTTATTAGATATTGAATCATTACTAAAACAAGGTAATAATCCTATAAATGTTTTTACAGAGAATTTAATTAATTTAAGTTAA
- the tilS gene encoding tRNA lysidine(34) synthetase TilS encodes MSDKKLTQKNWSSWHHKLHKEILSQKILIPKGSNILISVSGGQDSMVLLTLINDLKKLHNWSISVWHGDHQWHEKSSVYALELKSYCEDKNISFYFDQANKENISSEEKAREWRYKKLCERAKTLLTKNQQEHNIYLLTGHTSSDNAETFILNLSRGSNFAGLSNIESKRLLENQIFLIRPILIFSREDTKQICNDMKIPVWEDPTNTDLKLKRNFIRKKIIPALEVIYPGCSERINNFSKKMSNYNNERNDLSELAYLYCKDVKGINRNLLNNMCIEARCTILNKFLKEISAKQCSSKNLTKLAASIYEKNKGQINLQEFLKIVWNKNYINFEKVKM; translated from the coding sequence ATGTCTGACAAAAAATTAACTCAGAAAAATTGGTCATCATGGCATCATAAGCTTCATAAAGAGATTCTTAGCCAAAAAATATTAATTCCCAAAGGATCGAATATTTTAATAAGTGTCTCCGGGGGACAAGACTCGATGGTCTTATTAACCCTAATTAATGACCTAAAAAAACTTCATAATTGGTCTATTAGTGTTTGGCATGGTGATCATCAGTGGCACGAAAAATCCTCAGTATATGCTCTTGAATTAAAAAGTTATTGCGAAGATAAAAATATTTCATTCTATTTTGATCAAGCAAATAAAGAAAATATTTCCTCAGAAGAAAAAGCACGAGAATGGAGATATAAAAAATTATGTGAAAGGGCCAAAACTTTATTAACTAAAAACCAGCAAGAACATAATATTTATTTGTTAACTGGCCACACGAGTAGTGATAATGCTGAAACATTTATCCTCAATTTATCTAGAGGGAGCAATTTTGCCGGTCTGAGTAATATTGAGAGCAAAAGATTACTAGAAAATCAAATTTTTTTAATAAGGCCAATATTAATTTTCAGTAGAGAAGATACAAAACAAATTTGTAATGATATGAAAATCCCAGTCTGGGAAGATCCCACAAATACAGATCTTAAATTAAAAAGAAATTTTATTAGAAAAAAAATTATTCCTGCTTTAGAGGTTATCTATCCAGGTTGTTCTGAAAGGATAAATAATTTTTCCAAAAAAATGAGCAACTACAATAATGAACGTAATGATCTTAGTGAACTAGCATACCTATATTGTAAAGATGTAAAAGGTATCAATAGAAATCTCTTAAATAATATGTGTATTGAAGCGAGGTGCACAATTTTAAATAAATTTTTAAAAGAAATATCTGCAAAGCAATGTAGTTCTAAAAATCTCACAAAATTAGCAGCTTCAATTTATGAAAAAAATAAAGGTCAAATAAACTTGCAAGAATTTTTAAAAATCGTTTGGAATAAAAACTATATAAATTTTGAAAAAGTTAAGATGTAA
- a CDS encoding DUF561 domain-containing protein encodes MSLINLLPQKIKEELRSKSLLKVISGLNNFDVQSVKKIVEAASLGGADLVDIACKPELVDLALKNSTLPVCVSSVVPRSFQESVKAGASLIEIGNYDTFYEKGINFSDKKVLNITKETRDLLPNVPLSVTVPHTMPIDKQVDLAVKLVEEGVDIIQTEGGTSSTPYSPGIQGFFEKSVPTLAATYAIYQEFKKQSLNIPIMSASGLSQVTCPLAISSGASAVGVGSVVNKLDDLISMIAVVRGLKESLKNSIIGEKIS; translated from the coding sequence ATGAGTCTGATTAATCTTTTGCCACAAAAAATCAAAGAAGAGTTAAGAAGCAAATCTTTACTCAAAGTTATTTCAGGATTGAATAATTTTGATGTTCAATCGGTTAAAAAAATCGTTGAGGCTGCTTCATTAGGAGGTGCAGATCTTGTCGATATTGCTTGTAAACCTGAACTTGTTGATTTAGCACTTAAGAATTCAACATTACCTGTTTGTGTTAGTTCAGTAGTGCCTCGATCTTTTCAAGAATCTGTAAAAGCAGGAGCATCATTAATTGAGATAGGAAATTACGATACTTTTTATGAAAAAGGAATTAATTTTTCAGATAAAAAAGTTTTAAACATTACAAAAGAGACGAGGGATTTATTGCCTAATGTTCCTTTATCAGTAACTGTTCCTCATACTATGCCTATTGATAAACAAGTTGATCTTGCTGTAAAGCTTGTAGAAGAAGGTGTTGATATTATTCAAACAGAAGGTGGCACCAGTTCTACTCCTTACTCTCCAGGTATTCAAGGTTTTTTTGAAAAATCAGTACCAACTCTTGCAGCTACCTATGCTATTTATCAAGAATTTAAGAAACAATCTCTGAATATACCAATCATGAGCGCCTCTGGATTAAGCCAAGTAACTTGTCCATTAGCAATATCCTCTGGAGCCTCAGCAGTTGGCGTTGGATCTGTAGTTAATAAATTAGATGATTTAATATCAATGATTGCGGTTGTTAGGGGCTTAAAAGAATCTTTGAAAAATTCAATAATCGGAGAAAAAATTTCTTAG